In a genomic window of Mercenaria mercenaria strain notata chromosome 19, MADL_Memer_1, whole genome shotgun sequence:
- the LOC123541837 gene encoding uncharacterized protein LOC123541837: MAEISHHTYCSSVDVQEDTSTTPSCENKMKYRIFMLSLSFVHKVLALTCLQCKGISQPRHCTIVDVCFPGEVCGVEKVTNSLGHTVFNVGCLTESKCQSRSIRNQRSGNVGCRQCCQSDLCNAEGCGEPGYPEHRGPICFNCPLHTNLNTCSDIAFCEQGDDDDNYDDSGVGNDDGGGDDDGGGGCDCGDDGGGFDCGDDCGGCDDVVDYDDD, translated from the exons atggcagaaatcagccaccatacttatTGCTCCAGTGTTGATGTTCAAGAGGATACAA GTACAACACCTTCCtgcgaaaataaaatgaaatatagaatATTCATGCTTTCACTTTCCTTTGTACACAAAG TTCTGGCTCTTACCTGTTTACAATGCAAAGGTATCTCTCAGCCTCGGCATTGCACTATCGTAGATGTATGCTTCCCCGGAGAG GTGTGTGGTGTTGAAAAGGTAACCAACTCACTCGGGCATACTGTCTTCAATGTGGGTTGCTTAACAGAATCG AAATGTCAAAGCAGGTCAATAAGAAATCAACGATCAGGAAATGTAGGATGCCGTCAGTGTTGTCAGTCTGATCTCTGCAATGCTGAAGGATGCGGAGAACCTG GATATCCAGAACACAGAGGCCCAATTTGTTTCAATTGCCCTTTGCATACAAACTTAAATACATGCAGCGACATTGCCTTCTGTGAACAAGGCGAT gatgatgataattatgatgaTTCTGGCGTTGGTAATGATGATGGTGGTGgggatgatgatggtggtggtggttgtgATTGTGGAGATGATGGTGGTGGTTTTGATTGTGGAGATGATTGTGGTGGTTGTGATGATGTtgttgattatgatgatgattaa